The following are from one region of the Nitrospira defluvii genome:
- a CDS encoding uracil-DNA glycosylase codes for MSSPLIALQELAASLHNCQRCPLATLGRRQVVFGVGNPQASVMFVGEAPGYHEDQKGEPFVGAAGQLLNELLQSAGLSRADIYIANVIKCRPPNNRDPEPQEVDTCKPFLLKQIALIRPKIVCSLGNWATQTLLERKVGITRVRGQVFYLKDFVLFPLLHPAAALHQAAMLPPLREDFQKLKAFLDRHSTPAKPETAASSGAAHTVQIERPAAAAQQMDLFGS; via the coding sequence ATGTCCTCACCTCTGATCGCGCTGCAGGAGCTTGCGGCGTCACTGCACAATTGCCAACGCTGTCCCCTCGCCACACTCGGACGGCGACAAGTCGTCTTCGGCGTGGGCAACCCGCAGGCGTCGGTCATGTTTGTCGGGGAAGCGCCCGGATATCACGAAGACCAGAAAGGGGAGCCGTTTGTCGGCGCGGCCGGTCAATTGCTCAATGAATTGCTTCAGTCGGCCGGCCTCTCTCGGGCGGATATCTATATCGCCAACGTGATCAAATGTCGCCCACCCAATAATCGCGACCCCGAACCTCAGGAAGTCGACACTTGCAAGCCCTTCCTCTTGAAACAGATTGCGCTCATCCGCCCAAAGATTGTCTGCTCGCTTGGCAACTGGGCCACCCAGACGTTACTGGAACGTAAAGTCGGCATTACCAGAGTGCGGGGACAGGTGTTCTACCTGAAAGATTTTGTGCTCTTTCCCCTGCTGCATCCAGCCGCAGCGTTGCATCAGGCCGCCATGCTGCCGCCGTTGCGTGAGGATTTCCAGAAACTGAAGGCGTTTCTCGACCGGCACAGCACGCCTGCTAAACCGGAGACAGCAGCCTCGTCCGGCGCAGCACACACGGTCCAGATCGAGCGTCCGGCCGCCGCTGCCCAACAGATGGATTTATTCGGATCGTAG
- a CDS encoding isoprenyl transferase translates to MNDPQSPDIEPPPDSDLLSQLDPDLLPKHLAVIMDGNGRWAELRGLPRIAGHQEGIKSVRELISLSLELGINILTIYAFSQENWNRPAQEITALMGLLEHYLSTERSSLVEKGVRFQTIGRVTALPASALQWVRTTERETAHLDKLILNVALSYGGRAELVDAAKDLARAVQGGRLSIDQIDERVMQQALYTHDLPDPDLLIRTSGETRISNFLLWQLAYTELYFTPTLWPDFRRRETLVALIEYQRRERRFGRVFSSVSS, encoded by the coding sequence ATGAACGATCCGCAATCCCCCGACATTGAGCCACCCCCCGACTCTGATCTGCTCTCGCAACTCGACCCGGACCTGTTGCCCAAACATCTGGCCGTGATCATGGACGGCAACGGTCGATGGGCTGAGCTCCGAGGGCTGCCCCGCATCGCCGGACATCAGGAAGGCATCAAATCCGTGCGTGAGCTCATTTCGCTCTCGCTCGAACTCGGCATTAACATCCTGACGATCTATGCGTTTTCTCAGGAAAACTGGAACAGGCCGGCCCAGGAAATCACGGCATTGATGGGTCTCTTGGAGCATTATCTCTCGACCGAGCGATCGAGCCTGGTCGAAAAGGGTGTACGCTTCCAAACGATCGGCCGTGTGACGGCACTGCCTGCGTCGGCGCTCCAATGGGTACGCACCACCGAACGGGAAACGGCGCATCTGGACAAGTTGATCCTCAACGTCGCCCTCAGCTACGGCGGCCGGGCGGAACTGGTCGATGCGGCCAAGGATCTCGCGCGGGCCGTACAAGGAGGCCGGCTCTCGATCGACCAGATCGACGAACGGGTCATGCAGCAGGCGCTCTATACCCACGATCTCCCCGATCCCGATCTCCTGATTCGGACCAGCGGGGAGACGCGAATCAGCAACTTTCTGTTATGGCAACTGGCCTATACGGAACTCTACTTCACCCCGACTCTCTGGCCGGATTTCCGTCGACGCGAAACGTTGGTCGCGCTGATTGAATACCAGCGGCGCGAGCGCCGTTTCGGTCGAGTGTTCAGCAGCGTGTCCTCCTAG
- the tldD gene encoding metalloprotease TldD, whose protein sequence is MAKDESGALARFGVTDRDIEQALGRVKVSNVDYADLYFEYCQSESVSMEEGIVKRATKNIGQGVGVRATAGEKTGFAYSDELTSKDLNIAADTARYIANSAQGAAPVPVTHRPALARNLYPHDRAHVEVATRDRVTLLNAIDAEARRYDPRIKNVMAAYNTEYKVMLVATSDGLMVGDIQPLSRLQVTCIAEENGNRQVGTFGGGGRIGLEYFQNDQRYLQFAREAAREAILNLSAVDAPAGVMPVVLGGGWPGILLHEAIGHGLEADFNRKKTSAFSSLVGKRVASDVCTIVDDGTLPFRRGSLNVDDEGTPTSRTVLIERGILRGYITDKLNARLMGIPVTGNGRRESYQSVVLPRMTNTFMLAGESDPQDIIRSVKKGLYAVSFGGGQVDITNGKFVFSASEAYLIEDGKITQPVKGATLIGSGPEILTKVSMVGHDLKLDEGIGTCGKEGQSVPVGVGLPTIRIDEITVGGTKA, encoded by the coding sequence ATGGCCAAGGACGAGTCGGGGGCATTGGCGCGTTTCGGGGTCACCGATCGAGACATCGAGCAGGCGTTGGGACGGGTCAAGGTTTCCAATGTCGACTATGCCGACCTCTATTTCGAATATTGTCAGTCCGAGTCGGTCTCCATGGAAGAGGGGATTGTCAAACGGGCGACGAAGAACATCGGTCAGGGTGTCGGGGTGCGGGCGACAGCCGGCGAGAAGACCGGATTTGCCTATTCCGATGAGCTGACCTCCAAAGATCTCAATATCGCTGCCGATACGGCGCGGTATATCGCAAATTCCGCTCAAGGGGCCGCTCCCGTTCCCGTCACGCATCGACCGGCCCTGGCGCGTAATCTCTATCCTCACGATCGCGCGCATGTGGAAGTTGCGACCCGGGATCGCGTGACACTCTTGAATGCCATCGACGCGGAAGCCAGACGCTACGATCCGCGGATTAAGAATGTCATGGCTGCGTACAACACCGAATACAAGGTCATGCTGGTGGCGACGTCCGACGGGTTGATGGTCGGCGACATTCAGCCGTTGTCCCGGCTGCAGGTGACCTGCATTGCCGAAGAGAATGGAAACCGCCAGGTAGGCACCTTCGGCGGCGGAGGCCGGATCGGTTTAGAATATTTCCAGAACGATCAGCGGTATCTGCAGTTTGCCAGGGAAGCGGCTCGAGAGGCGATTCTGAACCTTAGCGCAGTTGATGCTCCGGCAGGGGTGATGCCGGTGGTGCTGGGCGGAGGCTGGCCCGGGATTCTGCTGCATGAAGCGATCGGCCATGGGTTGGAAGCAGACTTTAACCGCAAGAAGACCTCGGCGTTTTCCAGCCTCGTGGGGAAACGCGTGGCTTCAGACGTCTGTACGATCGTGGATGACGGAACGCTCCCGTTCCGGCGTGGCTCGTTGAATGTGGACGACGAAGGAACGCCGACCAGCCGCACCGTACTGATCGAGCGGGGAATTTTGCGCGGCTACATCACCGATAAGTTGAATGCGCGGCTCATGGGCATTCCCGTGACCGGCAACGGTCGGCGGGAAAGTTATCAGAGCGTGGTGTTGCCTCGCATGACCAATACCTTCATGTTGGCCGGGGAATCCGACCCGCAAGACATCATCAGGTCGGTGAAAAAAGGATTATACGCCGTCTCGTTCGGCGGCGGGCAGGTCGATATCACCAACGGGAAGTTCGTATTCTCGGCCAGCGAGGCCTATCTCATCGAAGACGGGAAGATCACCCAGCCGGTGAAGGGTGCGACCTTGATCGGCAGCGGTCCGGAGATCCTGACCAAGGTCTCCATGGTGGGACATGATTTGAAGCTCGACGAAGGCATCGGCACCTGTGGAAAGGAAGGGCAGTCGGTGCCGGTCGGCGTCGGGTTGCCGACCATTCGGATCGATGAAATCACTGTCGGCGGAACGAAAGCATAA
- a CDS encoding TldD/PmbA family protein produces the protein MTREIAAPDYTNVAQDLLARAAKQGATAADVMVADGETLSVQVRMGAVDRLTKAREKRLGLRVFFGQRSASASTSDFSADSLDRFVGETCALAKAVVEDPVSGLPEPGHYAAECPDLNIYDATKLQTDQQIDLALRAERAAFAADSRITNSEGGECDSSSGRIILANSHGFLGQYANSSFSLSVSPIASNETGMQRDYWYGVNRAFSKLESPEAIGQEATRRTVRKLGARKVPTGRVPVIFDPEVAGSLLSHLCSALSGYALYKGASFLIGQLGQQIAPDFVTIYDDGRMPGGLGTRPFDGEGLPTRKQAMVERGRLTSYLLDTYSGKKLGLPSTGNASRSIGESPSAGPTNFYMVPGTTGPEQILATVKQGLYVTDLIGFGINMVTGDYSRGASGFWIENGELAYPVEEITIAGNLKQMYATIETIGSDLVFRGRIASPTVKITEMMVAGN, from the coding sequence ATGACACGTGAGATCGCAGCACCGGACTATACCAATGTCGCCCAGGATCTGCTGGCTCGAGCCGCGAAACAGGGGGCGACGGCAGCGGACGTGATGGTTGCCGATGGGGAGACGCTCTCGGTACAAGTTCGAATGGGAGCCGTCGATCGTCTGACGAAGGCGCGTGAGAAACGGCTGGGGTTGCGGGTTTTTTTCGGCCAACGCTCCGCCAGTGCCTCGACCTCCGATTTTTCTGCCGACTCTCTCGATCGGTTCGTAGGAGAGACCTGCGCCCTGGCCAAGGCGGTCGTTGAGGATCCCGTGTCTGGATTGCCCGAGCCGGGGCACTATGCCGCGGAGTGTCCGGATCTGAACATCTACGACGCGACGAAACTACAAACCGATCAGCAGATTGATCTCGCGCTTCGCGCCGAACGGGCCGCGTTTGCCGCTGATTCTCGTATTACCAACTCGGAAGGGGGCGAGTGCGATTCCTCCTCAGGGCGGATCATCCTGGCCAACAGTCACGGATTTTTGGGTCAGTATGCCAACAGCAGCTTTTCCTTGTCGGTCTCGCCCATTGCCTCCAACGAGACGGGCATGCAGCGAGACTATTGGTATGGCGTCAATCGCGCGTTCTCGAAGCTGGAGAGCCCGGAGGCCATCGGGCAGGAAGCCACAAGACGGACGGTCCGAAAACTGGGGGCGCGTAAAGTGCCGACCGGTCGAGTCCCGGTGATTTTCGATCCGGAGGTGGCGGGGAGCCTCCTCAGTCATCTCTGCAGTGCGCTGTCGGGGTATGCGCTCTATAAAGGTGCTTCCTTTCTCATCGGGCAACTCGGCCAGCAAATCGCGCCGGACTTTGTGACCATTTATGACGATGGACGGATGCCTGGTGGGCTTGGTACGCGGCCGTTCGACGGTGAAGGACTCCCGACGCGGAAGCAGGCGATGGTGGAACGCGGCCGCCTGACGAGTTATTTATTGGATACCTATTCGGGGAAAAAACTGGGGCTGCCATCCACGGGCAATGCATCGCGCAGCATCGGGGAAAGTCCCTCCGCCGGCCCAACCAATTTCTACATGGTGCCGGGAACCACCGGGCCGGAGCAGATTCTCGCAACCGTGAAACAGGGACTCTATGTCACCGATTTGATCGGGTTCGGGATCAATATGGTGACCGGAGATTATTCACGCGGCGCGAGTGGGTTTTGGATCGAGAACGGGGAGTTGGCCTACCCGGTCGAAGAGATTACCATCGCCGGCAACCTCAAGCAGATGTACGCCACCATCGAGACCATCGGGTCCGATTTGGTGTTCCGTGGACGGATTGCCAGCCCGACTGTGAAGATTACGGAAATGATGGTGGCGGGCAACTAG
- a CDS encoding phosphatidate cytidylyltransferase, translating to MPPPQDNARPRSSSEAIRRVLAALVFVPIFIFLVHDLGPMAFFVLVAVSGMFAVGEFYRLHLGTIAWPWWGWVGIAATGLFLSSTQWPAFLSDRTVLMGTLATALCMPLSSDKPLKESLQDGMVLIMGVLYVGLSLGYLLLTRAQPDGAMLIFFVVLVTWAGDSGAYIAGKSMGRHRLAPIVSPKKTYEGLAGGLALAILAAVLARVWFLPRFSLVDCLALGVLLTIAGLIGDLAESAMKRSTGFKDSGALIPGHGGMLDRLDSLLFTGPAFYYYVAIVAAV from the coding sequence ATGCCGCCGCCCCAGGACAATGCGCGTCCCCGTTCTTCGTCGGAAGCGATTCGCCGCGTGTTGGCGGCACTGGTGTTTGTTCCGATCTTCATTTTCCTCGTGCACGACCTGGGACCAATGGCGTTTTTCGTGCTGGTCGCCGTCTCAGGTATGTTCGCCGTGGGAGAGTTTTATCGCCTGCATCTTGGCACTATCGCGTGGCCCTGGTGGGGCTGGGTAGGCATCGCCGCCACCGGGCTCTTCTTGAGCAGCACCCAGTGGCCCGCGTTCTTGAGCGACCGCACCGTGCTGATGGGAACCCTGGCCACGGCCCTCTGTATGCCGTTGAGTTCCGACAAGCCCTTGAAGGAATCGCTGCAGGACGGCATGGTGCTGATTATGGGCGTCTTGTACGTCGGCCTCTCGCTCGGCTATCTCCTCCTCACGAGAGCGCAGCCGGACGGAGCCATGCTGATTTTTTTCGTGGTCCTCGTGACCTGGGCTGGAGACTCCGGCGCCTACATTGCGGGAAAATCCATGGGGCGGCACAGGCTCGCGCCGATCGTCAGCCCGAAGAAAACGTATGAAGGATTGGCTGGGGGACTTGCCCTCGCAATCCTAGCAGCCGTCCTTGCACGAGTCTGGTTTCTGCCGCGCTTCTCGTTGGTCGATTGCCTCGCGCTCGGCGTGCTACTTACGATCGCCGGCCTCATCGGCGACCTCGCAGAGTCAGCCATGAAACGCAGCACGGGGTTCAAAGATTCCGGCGCGCTGATTCCCGGCCATGGCGGGATGCTGGATCGACTCGATAGCCTCTTGTTCACGGGACCGGCGTTCTACTACTATGTCGCGATCGTCGCGGCCGTGTAA